A region of Bombus pascuorum unplaced genomic scaffold, iyBomPasc1.1, whole genome shotgun sequence DNA encodes the following proteins:
- the LOC132915830 gene encoding solute carrier family 53 member 1-like: MKFAEHLSAHITPEWRKQYISYEEMKAMLYTAVEEAPSAESVVRDISIAPIESSDQTQIFRMMGEEENGVLNRDCPYLETAVHPRI, translated from the exons ATGAAGTTTGCAGAACATCTGTCTGCTCACATTACGCCTGAATGGCGTAAGCAATACATAAGCTacgag GAAATGAAGGCAATGCTCTATACTGCTGTAGAAGAAGCACCGTCAGCTGAAAGTGTTGTTCGTGATATTTCGATCGCACCGATAGAAAGTTCTGATCAAACGCAAATTTTTCGTATGAtgggtgaagaagaaaatggtgtaCTCAATAGAG ATTGTCCCTATTTGGAAACAGCTGTACACCCTCGGATATAA
- the LOC132915831 gene encoding putative serine protease K12H4.7: MNRLLLLLFFVNFINNSVSWETFMRGRSKYGNLGAPILSEDHELPSAEWFTQFLDHFDPTDARVWQQRYFVNGEHYKKGGPVFLMISGEAAANAKWMAEGQWIEYAKQFGELCFQVEHRFYGQSHPISDLGVKNLMYLSSQQALADLAYFIEFMNINYKLPAGTKWIAFGGSYAGSLAAWLRNKYPHLVHWAVSASGPLLAEIDFQEYFVVVENALKEYSEACVNAILEANKQFHIMLHHPIGQQGIAKIFILCDPINKHTKRNDISNLYETIASIFAGIVQYNKDNRNNSAMANLTIDSACDILTNETLGIAIDRLAILSTKILQASEKKCLDYMYNKMIHKLRNITWASEEAEGGRQWTYQTCTEFGFFQTSTARPKLFSETFPVDFFVQQCIDIFGPRYNIHLLNSAVNRTNILYGGLDLKTTNVVFVHGSIDPWHVLGITKSANPQIPVIYIDGTAHCANMYPPSKNDPLQLKAARVEVGHLIDEWLHN; the protein is encoded by the exons ATGAACCgtttactactattattattcttcgttaattttataaataatagtgtATCATGGGAGACTTTTATGAGGGGTCGAAGCAAATATGGTAATCTAGGTGCTCCAATTTTATCTGAAGATCATGAACTTCCAAGTGCTGAATGGTTTACACAGTTTCTGGATCACTTTGATCCAACTGATGCGCGTGTTTGGCAACAg agatatttcgtaaatggAGAGCACTATAAGAAAGGTGGTCCAGTATTTTTGATGATAAGTGGTGAAGCTGCAGCAAATGCTAAATGGATGGCAGAAGGTCAATGGATCGAATATGCTAAGCAATTTGGAGAGCTATGTTTTCAAGTGGAACACCGCTTTTATGGACAAAGTCATCCTATTTC GGATCTTGgcgtaaaaaatttaatgtatcttTCATCGCAACAGGCACTTGCAGATTTGGCTTACTTTATAgaattcatgaatattaattacaagttaCCAGCTGGTACTAAATGGATTGCATTTGGAGGATCATATGCTGGATCATTAGCTGCTTGGTTGCGTAATAAATATCCTCATTTAGTACACTGGGCTGTTTCTGCTAGTGGTCCTTTATTagcagaaattgattttcagg aatactttgttgttgttgaaaaTGCCCTCAAAGAATATTCTGAAGCATGTGTAAATGCAATACTAGAAGcaaacaaacaatttcatataatgttacatcaTCCTATCGGTCAACAAGGAATagctaaaatatttat ttTATGTGATCCAATCAACAAACATACCAAACGTaatgatatttcgaatttgtatgaaacaatAGCAAGCATCTTTGCTGGTATTGTACAGTACAATAAAGACAATCGTAATAATTCCGCAATGGCTAATTTAACTATCGATAGTGCCTGCGACAtattaacgaacgaaacattGGGTATTGCTATTGACAGACTTGCAATTTTGAGCACTAAAATATTACAGGCATCAGAAAAAAAGTGTTtggattatatgtataataaaatgattcataaACTTCGGAACATAACATGGGCTAGCGAAGAAGCAGAAGGgg gACGTCAATGGACGTACCAAACGTGTACAGAATTTGGATTCTTTCAAACTTCGACAGCACGCCCAAAATTATTTAGTGAAACTTTCCCAGTAGATTTCTTTGTACAACAATGCATTGATATATTTGGCCCaag GTACAATATTCATTTGCTGAATTCGGCAGTGAATAGAACAAATATTCTGTATGGAGGATTAGATTTAAAGACTACAAATGTAGTATTTGTACATGGATCAATTGATCCTTGGCATGTTTTGGGAATTACAAAATCAGCAAATCCGCAAATACCTGTCATTTATATTGATG GTACTGCTCATTGTGCCAACATGTATCCTCCTTCCAAAAATGATCCACTTCAGTTGAAAGCTGCCAGAGTTGAGGTTGGACACTTAATAGATGAATGGctgcataattaa
- the LOC132915827 gene encoding uncharacterized protein LOC132915827, with product MKEAPIEQATSKERTAKADRKERDKEKRAEKEKIRSRNGSRSRSSSREGKLSSSSPPAVKTLTAVDDSEIFRVPRRVGERGKSKDGVRSRDSFREQSRTRADSISETRSEDEESVASITSRGKKQKIIGPEVSDRLKASPRDVGAEVLRHQAEVLRVAVRSSNLKGTYIRTHRDATEYTVAAWSHQTSAFPMPDFLDERTREACKAKLESMERRIEDMVRKMNEFQKGTTGAAVPTESDRQSSPIKDRGRDDVRPEMEALKKKSSKHYRHRASPDCNTVASFGSSSSESRGGLNRYYRQAWENLHETAGHKTNHPPLRRKETLDEPGYRENYRGNNTKRDGSELVVSDVATYPSNKHASISDKKRHHHHHHHHHGNSTPEWRQSQSHHRY from the exons ATGAAAGAGGCTCCGATAGAGCAAGCTACCTCAAAGGAACGTACCGCGAAGGCGGATAGGAAGGAACGGGACAAGGAGAAGCGAgccgaaaaagaaaagataagaagCAGGAACGGAAGTAGAAGTAGAAGTAGTAGTCGGGAGGGGAAGTTGTCATCATCCTCCCCACCCGCAGTAAAAACGCTGACAGCTGTGGACGATAGCGAGATCTTTCGGGTCCCCAGAAGAGTAGGGGAGAGAGGGAAATCAAAGGATGGAGTAAGATCGAGGGATAGCTTCAGAGAACAGTCGAGAACGAGAGCTGACTCGATATCTGAAACCCGATCGGAGGACGAGGAATCAGTGGCCTCGATCACCTCCAGGGGTAAGAAGCAGAAGATAATCGGACCGGAAGTGTCGGACCGGCTGAAGGCCTCACCAAGGGATGTCGGCGCTGAAGTCCTGCGCCATCAGGCAGAAGTCCTAAGGGTGGCAGTCAGGTCCTCTAATCTAAAGGGGACGTACATTAGAACCCATAGAGACGCTACGGAATACACTGTTGCGGCATGGTCTCACCAGACTTCCGCCTTTCCAATGCCGGACTTCCTAGACGAAAGGACGAGGGAGGCGTGCAAGGCGAAGTTGGAATCAATGGAAAGAAGGATTGAGGACATGGtaagaaaaatgaacgagTTCCAGAAGGGAACAACAGGGGCAGCGGTACCAACGGAATCGGACAGGCAGAGCAGCCCAATAAAGGATCGCGGAAGAGATGATGTAAGGCCTGAAATGGAGGCCCTGAAAAAGAA AAGCAGCAAGCATTACCGACACCGTGCATCTCCAGATTGCAATACCGTGGCCAGCTTTGGAAGCAGTTCCTCTGAGAGTCGAGGAGGACTGAATCGATATTACCGTCAAGCTTGGGAAAATCTGCATGAGACGGCCGGTCATAAGACCAATCATCCTCCTCTTCGTCGCAAGGAGACCCTGGATGAACCGGGATACCGAGAAAATTACCGTGGCAACAACACCAAGAGAGATGGTTCAGAATTAGTTGTGAGCGATGTAGCCACGTACCCGTCTAACAAGCACGCCAGCATTTCTGACAAGAAAcgccatcatcatcatcatcatcatcaccacGGTAACTCTACGCCCGAATGGAGGCAGTCTCAGTCTCATCACAGATACTAA